Proteins encoded within one genomic window of Eleutherodactylus coqui strain aEleCoq1 chromosome 1, aEleCoq1.hap1, whole genome shotgun sequence:
- the KCTD4 gene encoding BTB/POZ domain-containing protein KCTD4, with product MERRINRREKECDDKCHNSEDGDQSTNCKTVLVTLNVGGYLYITQRQTLSKYPDSYLEGVVSRKIFCPIDADGHYFIDRDGLLFRHVLNFLRNGELLLPEGFQENHLLAQEADFFKLKALNEAVKARWEKEQQAARETTFLEITDNHDRSQGLRIFCNAPDFIAKIKARIILVSKSRLDGFPEEFSISSNVIQFKYFIKSENGTRLVLKEDNTFVCTLDTLKFEAIMMALKCGFRLLTSLDCSKGSIVQSDALHFIK from the coding sequence ATGGAACGCAGAATCAACAGACGGGAGAAGGAGTGCGATGACAAATGTCACAATTCCGAAGACGGAGATCAAAGCACAAACTGTAAGACGGTTCTAGTTACCCTTAACGTTGGTGGATATCTCTACATCACACAAAGGCAGACCTTATCCAAGTATCCGGACTCCTATCTTGAAGGTGTGGTAAGCAGGAAGATTTTCTGCCCCATTGATGCGGATGGACACTACTTCATTGACAGGGATGGGCTATTATTTAGGCATGTTCTAAACTTTCTCCGGAACGGAGAACTCTTACTACCTGAGGGCTTCCAAGAAAACCACCTTTTGGCTCAGGAAGCCGATTTCTTCAAGCTCAAGGCACTGAATGAAGCCGTAAAGGCGAGGTGGGAGAAGGAGCAGCAAGCGGCCAGAGAAACCACCTTTCTAGAAATCACTGATAACCATGACAGGTCTCAGGGGCTAAGGATCTTCTGCAATGCCCCTGACTTTATAGCCAAGATCAAGGCTCGCATTATCCTGGTTTCTAAAAGCAGACTGGATGGCTTTCCCGAGGAGTTCAGCATTTCTTCCAATGTTATCCAATTTAAATATTTCATCAAGTCAGAAAATGGGACACGGCTTGTGCTGAAGGAAGACAATACCTTTGTCTGCACCTTAGACACGCTCAAGTTTGAAGCCATCATGATGGCACTCAAATGTGGCTTCAGACTTCTGACAAGCCTAGACTGTTCGAAAGGGTCAATTGTGCAGAGTGATGCACTTCATTTTATCAAGTAA